The Alphaproteobacteria bacterium genomic interval TATCAGAGATGAGCTTTTTGGCCTAGGGCAATCGATGACATCGGATGAGCTTGAGCGTGCAAAACGTCAGATCAAATCATCGCTTTTGATGTCGCAAGAAAGCAGTATGGCAAGATGTGAAAAGCTCGGTCATCAAATGCTGATTCATGGCAGACCGATTCCACTCGCTGAACAAGTCCAAAAAATTGATGCTGTCACAAAAGAAAGCGTATCGAAGGTTTTAGATCGCATGATCGCGGCTAAAAATCCAACGCTTGCAGCTTTAGGGCCAGAAAAAGCCATTCAGGCAAAAGGCCTGTCGATTGCTCAATTGGTATAATGTGAGTTCTGAGGATGTCTTCTACACCAGAGCGTTTGGCAAAACGAATCGCCTCAAGTGGCTATTGTTCGCGCCGTGATGCTGAAAAATATATCTTTGACGGTCTTGTGACAGTCAATGGCATTGTGTGCGCTGATCCTGCAACCAAAGTCACTGAGCAAGATGAAGTGATGGTTCGGGGAAAAAAGATCACAGCAGCGACAGAGGTTGAACTCTATATTTTCCACAAGCCAGCAGGTGTCGTCATCACGAAAGATGATCCGGAAGGACGTCCAACTTATCGCGATTATTTTCCGCGTGACCTTCAAACACTCAACCCGGTTGGGCGTCTTGATATGATGACAGAAGGTCTTTTGCTTCTGACCAACAATGGAGCCTTTAAACGATATTTGGAAATGCCAGCTCATGAAATTGAGCGCCGGTACGAGGTCCGTGTCTATGGACGCGTGTCTCAATCACAATTAGACCAGCTTGTTGATGGTATTGAGATTGATGGTGTTTTTTATCACCCTAAAAGCATTCGTGCTGAAAAGCCCGCAAAGAATTATGATGGCAATTTTTGGCTCGAGGTTGTTCTGACAGAAGGTAAAAATCGCGAAATTCGGAATATTATGGATTATTTAGGGCTCAGGATCTCACGTTTAATTCGAGTCGATTACGGGCCTTTTGCCCTTGAAGAGCTTGCAAAAGGAGCTTGGTATCGGTATGATGAGGGGAATCTTGAATCCTTATTTCCAGATTTTTTTCATTCACATAAAT includes:
- a CDS encoding rRNA pseudouridine synthase, encoding MSSTPERLAKRIASSGYCSRRDAEKYIFDGLVTVNGIVCADPATKVTEQDEVMVRGKKITAATEVELYIFHKPAGVVITKDDPEGRPTYRDYFPRDLQTLNPVGRLDMMTEGLLLLTNNGAFKRYLEMPAHEIERRYEVRVYGRVSQSQLDQLVDGIEIDGVFYHPKSIRAEKPAKNYDGNFWLEVVLTEGKNREIRNIMDYLGLRISRLIRVDYGPFALEELAKGAWYRYDEGNLESLFPDFFHSHK